A window of Chlamydiales bacterium genomic DNA:
GGCTTTTTTTTAGTCGCAGCGATTATCATCATCGACATCGTTTTTATTATAAAAGCAGCTGCAAAGGCAAGTAATGGGGAACTATACCGCTATCCTTGCACTATTCGTTTTCTTAAATAATTTTCAAAGGTAACTATGAAAGCAACAATCGTCACTAAAAAAGGTAATATTCATTTAGAGCTTTTCGAAAAAGACGCACCTAATACTGTAAAAAACTTTATAACTCTTGCCAAGAAAAACTTTTATGATGGACTCTCTTTTCATCGCGTAATTCCTGGTTTTGTAATTCAAGGAGGCTGTCCTAAGGGCAATGGAACAGGCGGTCCTGGGCATACGATCAAATGCGAGATTAATAGTCAAAAGCACCTTCCAGGAACACTCTCTATGGCACATGCTGGCAAAGATACTGGTGGCAGCCAGTTTTTTATTACGCATGTCTCAACACCTCATCTGGATGGCGTCCATACTGTATTTGGAAGAACAAAAGACATGGATGTTGTAAATGCAATTGTTCAAGGTGATAAAATAGAAAAAATTATCATCGAATGACACACCTTACACAAAATGCGCTTGAAAGTATCGTAGGATATATAGAGCGCATTACCTTTCACAGCAGCGAAAATGGCTTTACTGTTGCTCGTCTAAAAGAGCCTAAAAAATCAGACTTAACAACCATTGTAGGCTCGCTGCCAGCATTGCAGCCAGGAGAGACTGTACGCCTTCTTGGGATATGGAAATTCAATTCTCAGCATGGCATGCAATTTGATGTGCGCGAATGCCATATGCAAGCTCCTGCTGATCTGCATGGAATTCAAAAGTATTTAGAATCAGGCCTTATTAAAGGCATTGGCCCTGTATTTGCAACACGTATTGTCAACACATTTGGCCTAAACACACTCGATATCATCGATAAGTCACCAGATGCCCTTTTAACAGTACAGGGAATTGGTGATAAAAAGCTTGAGCGCATCAAAACTTGTTGGGGTGCACAGAAATCAATTCGCGAGGTCATGATTTTCTTACAACAGTATGGTGTAAGCCCAAGTTTTGCACAAAAAATCTACAAAACATATGGAGATCAGGCTCTAGAGAAGGTCAAAGAAAACCCTTACCGAATGGCACAAGACATTCATGGAATTGGTTTTAAATCAGCAGACACAATAGCTCAAAAGATGGGCTTTGACAAGACAAGTGACAGGCGTATTCAAGCAGGAATTGAATTTGTCCTCCAAGACCTTGCAACAGAGGGACATGTCTGCTATCCAGAAGAAAGTCTCATTTTGAAAGCCGAAGAAATTTTAGAAGTGCCCTCGCAGTGCATTTTACAAGAAATCAGTGCTTTACAAACTCAAACAAGAATTGTTCGAGAACTATTTGACAACATACCTTTTGTTTGGCTAAAAATGTATTATATTTGTGAACAAGGCATTGGCCGAGAGATCAAACGCTTACTCTATGCAAAAAGTACACTGCGCTCAATTGATGAAAAAAAGGCGATTCCTTGGGTTCAACAAACACTTCAAATAGAACTTGCAACAGAACAAGCAAAAGCTGTAGCTCTCTGTTTACAAGATAAATTCCATATCATTACAGGTGGTCCTGGAACTGGAAAGAGTACGATTACAAAAGCGATCCTTACCATTTTAGATAAGGTTACAAGTCGTATTCTTCTTGCAGCTCCCACTGGAAGGGCTGCAAAGCGCATGTCAGAGATTACAAAAAAAGAGGCAAAAACATTGCATGCTCTACTCGAATGGTCTTTTACAAAAAATGGCTTTAAAAGATCCCATGAAATGCCCTTAGAGTGCGATTT
This region includes:
- a CDS encoding peptidylprolyl isomerase; this translates as MKATIVTKKGNIHLELFEKDAPNTVKNFITLAKKNFYDGLSFHRVIPGFVIQGGCPKGNGTGGPGHTIKCEINSQKHLPGTLSMAHAGKDTGGSQFFITHVSTPHLDGVHTVFGRTKDMDVVNAIVQGDKIEKIIIE
- a CDS encoding ATP-dependent RecD-like DNA helicase, encoding MTHLTQNALESIVGYIERITFHSSENGFTVARLKEPKKSDLTTIVGSLPALQPGETVRLLGIWKFNSQHGMQFDVRECHMQAPADLHGIQKYLESGLIKGIGPVFATRIVNTFGLNTLDIIDKSPDALLTVQGIGDKKLERIKTCWGAQKSIREVMIFLQQYGVSPSFAQKIYKTYGDQALEKVKENPYRMAQDIHGIGFKSADTIAQKMGFDKTSDRRIQAGIEFVLQDLATEGHVCYPEESLILKAEEILEVPSQCILQEISALQTQTRIVRELFDNIPFVWLKMYYICEQGIGREIKRLLYAKSTLRSIDEKKAIPWVQQTLQIELATEQAKAVALCLQDKFHIITGGPGTGKSTITKAILTILDKVTSRILLAAPTGRAAKRMSEITKKEAKTLHALLEWSFTKNGFKRSHEMPLECDLIIIDESSMIDTFLMYSLLKAIPDHARVIFLGDINQLPSVGAGNVLKDLIASKKIPVTTLNEIFRQAKGSKIITNAHLINEGKFPDIYTSANSDFFFMKREEPEEILNTIVELVTKRLTKRYRFDPFDDIQVLVPMKRGPIGTERLNIVLQEVLNPSNTPLFASGRRFHLHDKVMQIRNNYNKNVYNGDVGRITGIDTSEQEVILSFDGRKVVYEFSELDELVLAYAVSIHKYQGSESPCVIIPVHTTHFVLLNRNLIYTGVTRGKKLVVLVGTAKALHIAVNNDEVKSRYTGLIRLLA